TTCCTTTAACGACCTTGCGGACGTGATCAAATATGATCAGGCGATCTCCTCAAAGATCATCAGCATCGCCAATTCCGCCTATTACAGTCGGGGTGTCCATGTCTTCAGCCTTCAGAGGGCTATGATCACTATCGGATTTGAAGAAGTAAAGAAGATCGTCACGTGCCTCGTCTTCATGAACGATATATTGAAAATGCTGAAGCTGAAACCGGAGGACCTGATCGATCTGTGGAAGCATTCCGCCCTCGTGGCGTGCGCCGCCCGGGTCCTTTCGAAAAAGATGCTTATAGAAGACCCCCAAAAGATCTTTACCATCGCCCTGCTCCATGATATCGGAAAGACGATACTCTATATGAGCGTGGACCATTACCACGCAATGATCAAAGAATCACGAACCAAAGGTAAGCCGCTCGAGGCGATGGAAAAGGAGAAGTTCGGCATAGACCACCAGGAAATCGGCTATGCAATCGGTGTAAAGTGGCGTTTTCCGGAAGAGTTCCTCCACGCAATCCGCTATCATCACGATCCCAGGATCAGAGACCGGCACGACGGCATCGTGAAATTAGTGCGGGCGGCCGACAGCTTTGCCGGCTCCACGAATAAAGATCTCGGTCCCGAGGGGTACATATTGCTCAATGAGAAGGATGGGATAATGAGGGAGATGCAAAAAATAATCGAATTTTTGCATATAGGTTAGCCATGCGCCAGGACGATCTGAGATCCGAATCAATAAGTTTTCAATGGGATTTTTACGAAAGGGCTATCAACAACTA
The genomic region above belongs to Syntrophorhabdaceae bacterium and contains:
- a CDS encoding HDOD domain-containing protein, translating into MLTANMKEDLLSKATALKVIPTVSNVIDRVLGIIANDDSSFNDLADVIKYDQAISSKIISIANSAYYSRGVHVFSLQRAMITIGFEEVKKIVTCLVFMNDILKMLKLKPEDLIDLWKHSALVACAARVLSKKMLIEDPQKIFTIALLHDIGKTILYMSVDHYHAMIKESRTKGKPLEAMEKEKFGIDHQEIGYAIGVKWRFPEEFLHAIRYHHDPRIRDRHDGIVKLVRAADSFAGSTNKDLGPEGYILLNEKDGIMREMQKIIEFLHIG